Sequence from the Burkholderia sp. GAS332 genome:
TCGCGTCGCCCGCCTGGCCAAAAGAACATGCGCGAGCAGACGGTTCAGCCCCTTGCGTTCGATTCGATGCGGGCACAATGCCGTTAGTCTTCCCGCACCGAATGCACCCATACCGCTCGAATAGTTACGCGAACGCATATCACAGCTGCGCGATAGACAGCAGGCAGACCGAACCAGTATATGACTTTCGGATGCGAATGTTTATTCGCTGGAGCCCGTTCCCCGCTCTAAGCGCGGCGATAACCTCATCGCAATCGGCTTCATTTACCTACTTCTCGAACGCCGAGAACGCCGCATCGGCCTGGTTGTCGAGTAAAAATTCCTATTTTCGGCCGAACATTGATTCACTCTGTCATTAGCGATACCCTTAAATCGTTTGTGATCGTCGAATGCTGGTCAACCCGGAGGCAACCGTTTCGTGAAGCGAGCGTGGGCTTTCTCCTGCATCGTCGCCTTGAGCGCGATCCTCGGCGGATGCGGTAAGGACGGATCGCGAAATGCGACTCAGGAATCGGGTGCATCCTCGAGTCAGGCGCAGCTTGCGCCGGCCGCGAGCGGCACACCCGCCGCATCGGGCGCGCTGGCCACCGTCACTAAGGCGCAGTTGCCGGGGGAAACAGCCGACACACTGCGTCTGATCAAAGCGGGCGGCCCTTTCCCTTTTGGCGAGGACGGTGTCTTATTCCGCAATAGCGCGGGTTTGCTGCCGCAGCATCCGCGCGGCTATTACCACGCATACACCGTTCGCACGCCTGGCTCGGCGGATCGCGGGCTGCGCCGCATCGTATGTGGTGGACCGCGCAGGCAAACCGGCGACTGCTATTACACTGACGATTACTACGCCAGCTTCAAACGCATTGCAGAATAAACAGACCCGGGTACATCGCGCCACAAGTCTCGTGAAGCGATGGAGGATGGTGCGGGAAAGACGCCGCGCATCAACAACCATGCCACCTGAACTCAGCGCAGACTTCTAACCTGGCTCGGCGTGACATCTCCGGCAAATCGATTGCCGAAATGGGTTCTCGTGTAGTTGACGACAGCCGCGACCTGATCGTCATTCATCGCGTCGCCAAAGGATGGCATCGCCTTTCGGCCGTGCAGTACGTTGACGATGACGTAGGGTGCGGCTTCGACCGCCGGGTCGTCAGCGAGCGCCGGGTAGTGACCCGCGCCCTGTGCGCCCTTTCCATCCGGCATATGGCATCCCGCGCAGGTCGCGTTGTACAGCGCTTCACCGCTTTTTTCGGTGAAGCGATAGCCCGGTGAAATCGTGAAGGTGCGTGGTGCGTCCTGTGCCACGTCCTGAGCCGACACCGTGACGGCGCCCAACAGCCAGGCCATCAGCATCACGCTAAGGATCAGCGGCGCCCTATCCATTGACGATTCTCCGATGCAACCGGGTGATCGCGTCCAGCGACGACAGCACGGCGCCTTCCTGCCATGCCGGGATATGGGAAGCGTGCTCTCCGGCAAGGACGATCCGTCCGTCGATCTGACAGAGATTCGCGTAATGCGTTTTTCTCAACGCATCCGTCCACGCGGCGAAGCAGCCGTTCGTGAACGGCGATCGGCTCCAGCTCATCGCGAAGCCGTTCTGGTACTCGCTCGCGTACTGCGGATGAATCTGGCTGCCCTGGCTCAATGCCACCGCGATCCGTTCCGCAGGCGGCAGTGCACCCATCTCATAGCTGGCGGGCCCCCACATGTAGGCGCCGAGCAGCACCGCAGGACCGGTCGATCCGTAACCTGTTGCCGGATAGCCGATCGTCGAGATCGGCAGGTCCGTATACGTCATGCCGCCGTAGATCTGCTCGTCTTCTTCCCAGAATCGCCGGCCGAATTGCAAGCCGATTTTCACCGATGTCTCGTAAGGCACCGCATCGATCGCGGCGCGCATGGCCGGGCCGACCGCCATGTCGATCTGACTCAGAATCGAGAGCGGGATGGTGCACACCAGCCAATCCGCGTGCGCGTTCCGTTCGGTTCGGGTGGTCGTATCGGTGTAGCGCACTGTGACGCCTTGCTCGTCCTGCAAGATGGCCGTGACTCTGGCGTTGAACACGACGGCGCTCGCGACCTGCGAATAAAGCGCATGGGCAATCCTGTCCATGCCGCCGACAGGCTGGAAAATGCTGCTCTGGAAGTCCTGCTCGTTGCCAGACGAGAGC
This genomic interval carries:
- a CDS encoding ribonuclease T1, giving the protein MKRAWAFSCIVALSAILGGCGKDGSRNATQESGASSSQAQLAPAASGTPAASGALATVTKAQLPGETADTLRLIKAGGPFPFGEDGVLFRNSAGLLPQHPRGYYHAYTVRTPGSADRGLRRIVCGGPRRQTGDCYYTDDYYASFKRIAE
- a CDS encoding Cytochrome c, mono-and diheme variants, which produces MDRAPLILSVMLMAWLLGAVTVSAQDVAQDAPRTFTISPGYRFTEKSGEALYNATCAGCHMPDGKGAQGAGHYPALADDPAVEAAPYVIVNVLHGRKAMPSFGDAMNDDQVAAVVNYTRTHFGNRFAGDVTPSQVRSLR
- a CDS encoding monoamine oxidase yields the protein MTTHAMSRRHLLTLIGKNLGAAAMMQGMSTLGFAAPSTYAGPVRLDGAPKGTRILVLGAGMAGLVAAFELRNAGYHVQVLEYNDRAGGRAWTVRGGDRYTELGGASQSCDFADGLYLNPGPWRIPYHHQGVLDYAKRLKVPLEPFIQVNYNAYLHSTEAFDGKPQRFRAVQTDYQGYIAELLSKAIRKDALDDALSAEDAHLLLESLRQWGALGRDGRYQAGGRSSERRGFATAHGGGLSPEAVPSDLLPRDRLLASRLWHWLSSGNEQDFQSSIFQPVGGMDRIAHALYSQVASAVVFNARVTAILQDEQGVTVRYTDTTTRTERNAHADWLVCTIPLSILSQIDMAVGPAMRAAIDAVPYETSVKIGLQFGRRFWEEDEQIYGGMTYTDLPISTIGYPATGYGSTGPAVLLGAYMWGPASYEMGALPPAERIAVALSQGSQIHPQYASEYQNGFAMSWSRSPFTNGCFAAWTDALRKTHYANLCQIDGRIVLAGEHASHIPAWQEGAVLSSLDAITRLHRRIVNG